In Leptotrichia trevisanii DSM 22070, one genomic interval encodes:
- a CDS encoding thioredoxin family protein has translation MKKLENYEQILNKIKEEKYFLLYVSMNNCSVCHSDMPKVEKIVNEKNFTAYHIEASEIPEAVGQLSLFSVPVVILFYEGREIHRQAKIIDFDELNYRIEQISENK, from the coding sequence ATGAAAAAACTTGAAAATTATGAACAAATACTTAATAAAATAAAAGAAGAAAAATATTTTTTATTATACGTTTCAATGAATAATTGCAGCGTCTGTCACTCTGATATGCCAAAAGTTGAGAAAATTGTTAATGAGAAAAATTTTACCGCTTATCATATCGAAGCATCTGAAATTCCTGAAGCTGTTGGGCAATTAAGTCTATTTTCAGTCCCAGTAGTTATTCTATTTTATGAAGGCAGAGAGATACACAGACAAGCTAAAATTATTGATTTTGACGAATTAAATTATAGAATTGAACAAATAAGTGAAAATAAATAA
- a CDS encoding 2'-5' RNA ligase family protein → MKKLFFSIFLMFCLNIFSNVNYNVFVIMDNNATRNVENISKGLKEAGIESLYSKGYAVHLTLYLTEYKPEALKTIKDTVNKIANQTKSFDIEFYRLRKTGGNWFMLDAQNNETIQQLADEITVSLNKSRAKDAQVPDWAKSIPEKVKSFNLYGSPNVFTNFDPHITLLTPEDSAKIDIFTSKYDFKPFKSKVIGIGIAQVDDLGQAKNIIYSVKFKK, encoded by the coding sequence ATGAAAAAATTATTTTTTTCAATTTTTTTAATGTTTTGTCTAAACATTTTTTCCAATGTAAATTACAATGTTTTTGTAATTATGGATAATAACGCAACTAGAAATGTGGAAAATATTTCAAAAGGGCTTAAAGAGGCAGGAATCGAAAGCCTTTATTCCAAAGGATATGCAGTTCATCTAACTCTTTACCTTACAGAATATAAGCCTGAAGCACTAAAAACAATAAAAGATACTGTCAATAAGATTGCAAATCAGACAAAATCCTTTGATATAGAATTTTACAGATTAAGAAAAACTGGCGGAAACTGGTTTATGCTTGATGCTCAAAACAATGAAACTATACAACAGCTTGCAGACGAAATAACAGTCAGCTTAAACAAATCTCGTGCAAAGGACGCACAAGTTCCTGACTGGGCAAAATCTATTCCTGAAAAAGTAAAATCCTTTAATTTGTACGGCTCTCCAAATGTATTTACAAATTTTGATCCGCACATAACTTTACTTACTCCAGAAGATTCAGCAAAAATAGATATATTTACTTCAAAGTATGATTTTAAACCTTTCAAATCTAAAGTTATTGGTATCGGAATCGCTCAAGTTGACGATTTAGGGCAAGCAAAAAATATAATTTATTCGGTAAAATTTAAAAAATAA
- a CDS encoding type 1 glutamine amidotransferase encodes MKIHFILHEAFEAPGAYLAWAALSGYDISTTKIYQYEKLPENADSFDFLIVMGGPQSPIGDNSKFPYFDAKAEIELIRKAVKANKFVVGVCLGAQLLGEAFGGKTEKSPFREIGNFPIELTKDGLEDDNIKHLGKQATVGHWHSDMPGLTDTAKVLATSKGCPRQIIKYSEKHYGFQCHLEFTKALTELLIYSDKTLEQDSQTLPFVQSPQTIRSNSYDEMNNLLYEFLDKLTKK; translated from the coding sequence ATGAAAATACACTTTATATTACACGAAGCATTTGAAGCACCAGGAGCTTATCTTGCTTGGGCAGCACTTTCTGGATACGATATTTCCACAACAAAAATATATCAATATGAAAAGTTACCTGAAAACGCAGATTCATTTGATTTTTTAATTGTGATGGGCGGACCGCAGAGTCCTATTGGAGATAACAGCAAATTTCCCTATTTTGATGCAAAAGCTGAAATTGAATTAATTAGAAAGGCTGTAAAGGCAAATAAATTTGTAGTTGGAGTATGTCTTGGAGCTCAATTGCTGGGAGAAGCATTTGGTGGAAAAACAGAAAAAAGCCCTTTCCGTGAAATAGGAAATTTTCCAATTGAACTGACAAAAGATGGGCTGGAAGATGACAACATAAAACATTTGGGAAAACAAGCTACTGTAGGGCATTGGCATAGTGATATGCCAGGATTAACAGATACTGCAAAAGTTTTGGCAACAAGTAAAGGGTGTCCACGCCAGATTATAAAATACAGCGAAAAACATTATGGCTTTCAATGCCATCTCGAATTTACCAAAGCACTAACTGAGTTATTAATATATTCAGATAAAACTCTTGAGCAGGATAGCCAAACTTTACCTTTTGTTCAATCTCCTCAAACAATACGTAGCAACAGCTATGATGAAATGAATAATCTTCTTTATGAATTTTTAGACAAACTTACAAAAAAATAA
- the pflA gene encoding pyruvate formate-lyase-activating protein, whose protein sequence is MKGYIHSFESFGTKDGPGIRFVLFLQGCPLRCLYCHNVDTWEIKDKKMVMTAQEVMKEILKVKGFIKTGGVTVSGGEPLMQPEFLMELFKLCRENGIQTALDTSGYIFSDKAKQVLELVDMVLLDIKHINPEKYKILTSVELDNTLKFAKYLNEINKPTWLRYVLVPGYSDDENDLHEWAKFTSQLKNVERVDVLPFHQMGQYKWEKVGKEYKLKDTPTPTRELIDKAEGIFRSYGLKILDK, encoded by the coding sequence GTGAAAGGATATATACATTCATTTGAATCATTTGGAACTAAGGATGGGCCAGGAATTAGATTTGTACTGTTTTTACAGGGATGTCCGCTCAGATGTCTGTATTGCCATAATGTTGACACGTGGGAGATTAAAGACAAAAAAATGGTGATGACTGCACAGGAAGTTATGAAGGAAATTTTGAAGGTAAAGGGGTTTATAAAAACTGGAGGAGTTACGGTTTCTGGGGGAGAGCCTTTGATGCAGCCTGAATTTTTGATGGAGCTGTTTAAACTTTGTCGTGAAAATGGGATTCAGACAGCACTTGATACATCTGGCTATATTTTTTCTGATAAGGCAAAACAGGTGCTTGAGCTTGTTGATATGGTTCTGCTTGATATTAAGCACATAAATCCTGAAAAATATAAAATATTAACTTCAGTGGAGCTTGACAATACGTTAAAATTCGCAAAATACTTGAATGAAATTAATAAGCCGACTTGGCTAAGATATGTGTTAGTTCCAGGATATTCTGATGATGAAAATGATTTACATGAGTGGGCAAAATTTACTTCGCAGTTAAAGAACGTGGAAAGAGTGGATGTTTTACCATTTCATCAGATGGGGCAGTATAAATGGGAAAAAGTTGGGAAAGAATACAAATTAAAGGATACACCAACTCCGACACGAGAATTGATTGATAAGGCAGAAGGAATTTTTAGATCTTATGGTTTAAAAATATTAGATAAATAA